Proteins found in one Mycoplasma sp. 1578d genomic segment:
- a CDS encoding nicotinate phosphoribosyltransferase, whose translation MLNKEKYIASYFAKTKAILQKERPNNIVTMQFFQRKDDALLAGMNEVIKLLEEVTDTSKYTIKYLPEGSLINKLDVVLELSGPYPEFGIWEGLIDGILSRNTSLATNIYHCKKAAKNKEIIFMGDRADHYINQEIDGYAVSVGGVKLVSTLAQKISSKIQNDEQVFGSMPHVLIQGFQGDVVQATLAYHKHFPNSKLIALVDYNNDVISDSLRVWNALGNKVWGVRIDTSKNMVDHMFDNENPQFGVNPEQIIRLRKALDQAGANDYKIVVSSGFNSQKIQEFEELNVPVDYYGVGQSIFKINNSFSADAVILNGQLEAKEGREYNPNPNLITYSKIKL comes from the coding sequence ATGTTAAATAAAGAAAAATATATCGCAAGTTACTTTGCAAAAACCAAAGCAATATTGCAAAAAGAACGTCCAAATAATATCGTTACCATGCAATTTTTCCAACGAAAAGATGATGCACTTTTAGCTGGAATGAATGAAGTGATTAAATTACTTGAAGAAGTTACTGATACTAGCAAATACACGATTAAATACCTTCCAGAAGGTTCGCTAATTAATAAATTAGATGTTGTCCTTGAATTAAGTGGCCCATATCCTGAATTCGGAATTTGAGAAGGTTTAATTGACGGAATTTTATCTCGTAATACTTCGTTAGCAACAAATATATATCATTGCAAAAAAGCTGCTAAAAATAAAGAGATTATTTTTATGGGGGATCGAGCTGATCATTATATCAATCAAGAAATTGACGGTTATGCAGTATCAGTGGGTGGAGTAAAATTAGTTTCTACATTAGCTCAAAAAATTAGTTCAAAAATACAAAATGATGAGCAAGTATTTGGTTCAATGCCCCATGTTTTAATACAAGGATTTCAGGGCGATGTTGTTCAGGCGACATTAGCATACCACAAGCACTTCCCAAATTCAAAATTAATTGCTTTAGTAGATTACAATAATGATGTGATTAGTGATTCGCTTAGAGTGTGAAACGCTCTCGGAAACAAAGTTTGAGGTGTGCGAATTGATACTTCTAAAAATATGGTCGACCATATGTTTGATAATGAAAATCCACAATTTGGTGTTAATCCTGAGCAAATTATTCGTCTGAGAAAAGCGTTGGATCAAGCCGGAGCGAATGATTACAAAATAGTAGTTTCAAGTGGGTTTAATTCACAAAAAATCCAGGAATTTGAAGAACTAAACGTTCCAGTAGATTATTATGGTGTTGGTCAAAGTATTTTTAAAATTAACAATTCCTTTTCAGCTGATGCGGTTATTTTAAATGGTCAATTAGAAGCTAAAGAGGGGCGTGAATATAATCCAAATCCAAATTTAATCACTTATTCAAAAATAAAGTTATAA
- the pgk gene encoding phosphoglycerate kinase, with the protein MIKTLNDISVSGKKVIVRVDLNVPLKDGVITSIKRIQAVVPTIKKLVSENAKVILLSHLGRVKTQDDLPKRDLTPVAVELANQLNQTITFVKATRGEIVEKTINEMGFGEVVLLQNTRYEDLNNKAESKNDQELAKYWASLADVYVNDAFGTSHRAHASNVGISSYIKESAIGYLVEKEMLAMHKAMDNPEHPYVAIVGGAKVSDKIQVLENLTKIADKMIIGGGMAYTFKKAQGYSVGDSLVEDDFIGLAKDFLNKYSDKVVLPLDHLCTREFADVEPVIQGYGIEEGFMGMDIGPKSIELFKEVLQGAKTVVWNGPVGVTEFEHFKTGTLEVCKMIASLENVYSVVGGGDSVAAVQKLGMEDKFSHVSTGGGAILEMLQGRKLPGIEAIQKKTY; encoded by the coding sequence ATGATCAAAACACTTAATGATATTTCAGTATCGGGAAAAAAGGTAATAGTGAGAGTTGATTTAAATGTACCACTTAAAGATGGTGTGATTACTTCAATTAAAAGAATTCAAGCAGTGGTTCCAACCATTAAAAAACTTGTTTCAGAAAATGCCAAAGTAATTTTATTATCACACTTAGGAAGAGTTAAAACACAAGATGATTTACCAAAGCGTGATTTAACCCCTGTGGCTGTTGAATTAGCTAATCAATTAAATCAAACCATTACTTTTGTTAAAGCAACCCGTGGTGAAATAGTCGAAAAAACAATCAATGAAATGGGATTTGGGGAAGTAGTTTTACTTCAAAACACTCGTTATGAAGATTTAAACAACAAAGCCGAAAGCAAAAATGATCAAGAACTTGCAAAATATTGAGCCTCACTTGCTGATGTGTATGTTAATGATGCTTTTGGAACCTCACATCGTGCTCATGCTTCAAACGTGGGAATTAGCTCATACATTAAAGAATCAGCCATTGGTTATTTAGTTGAAAAAGAAATGCTTGCAATGCATAAAGCTATGGACAATCCAGAACATCCATATGTGGCAATAGTTGGAGGAGCTAAAGTTTCAGATAAAATTCAAGTTTTAGAAAATCTAACTAAAATTGCCGATAAAATGATTATTGGTGGAGGGATGGCTTACACCTTTAAAAAAGCTCAAGGATATTCTGTTGGTGATTCGTTGGTTGAAGATGATTTTATTGGTTTAGCTAAAGATTTCCTTAATAAATATTCAGATAAAGTAGTTTTACCACTTGATCATTTATGTACTCGTGAATTTGCTGATGTAGAACCTGTAATTCAAGGTTATGGAATTGAAGAAGGGTTTATGGGAATGGATATTGGTCCTAAATCAATTGAATTATTCAAAGAAGTACTTCAAGGAGCTAAAACTGTTGTATGAAATGGACCTGTTGGAGTAACTGAATTTGAACACTTTAAAACTGGAACTTTAGAAGTGTGCAAAATGATTGCTTCACTTGAAAATGTGTATTCAGTTGTTGGTGGTGGTGATTCTGTTGCTGCTGTTCAAAAACTTGGTATGGAAGATAAGTTCTCACATGTATCAACTGGTGGTGGAGCTATTTTAGAAATGCTCCAAGGACGTAAATTACCAGGGATTGAAGCAATTCAGAAAAAAACTTATTAA
- a CDS encoding inorganic diphosphatase: MKNIIDVKIEIQKNSRIKYEYNRKTGAIEVDRILRGDFVYPANYGFIPNALDWDGDELDVLVYSQETFAVGSMLKARIIGAMKMIDDGETDTKLIAVHADDYRLDHINKLEDLPLPFLDTVKQFFSTYKNWKRVGITSVNGFEDTQWALNEYAECVELMDQYGSMDKKEFIKLMQEKHPEKYTK; this comes from the coding sequence ATGAAAAATATTATTGACGTTAAAATTGAAATTCAAAAAAATTCACGGATTAAATATGAATACAACCGCAAAACTGGAGCAATTGAAGTTGATCGTATTTTAAGAGGTGATTTTGTTTATCCAGCTAATTATGGATTCATTCCTAATGCTCTTGATTGAGATGGTGATGAACTTGATGTACTTGTATATTCACAAGAAACATTTGCAGTTGGATCAATGCTTAAAGCTAGAATTATTGGAGCTATGAAAATGATTGATGATGGTGAAACTGATACTAAATTAATCGCTGTACATGCTGATGATTATCGTTTAGATCACATCAATAAACTTGAGGATTTACCACTCCCATTTTTAGATACAGTTAAACAATTTTTCAGTACATACAAAAACTGGAAACGTGTAGGAATTACTAGTGTTAATGGTTTTGAAGATACTCAATGAGCCCTTAATGAATATGCTGAATGTGTTGAATTAATGGATCAATATGGTTCAATGGATAAAAAAGAATTTATTAAACTCATGCAAGAAAAACATCCAGAAAAATATACCAAATAG
- a CDS encoding trigger factor-related chaperone: MKFLTQPIQIDVVTWVDYQSKALKALQQQAQSDSSLKITQDKILDYAYKLFVMPEMQKVWNSYLNKKDHIVYFRPMDVKHEVTPEKINAEFKIYYYEELNHFNTDFEPEVKFKMPENYEEMIKNFTDNFIKDYAFRFYLEKDKVIQEGQLVSVKVSDKDKKNVQMHTIYASPNENQVLENLVLGKKVGQTFESDKLGSPLMFEIESAVYFKNAPITDENAKEILGKNFTNLQDVKADIYQTTRAQIYNEALFQYGTGIIDQLIKSSKVVEIPDDLVQNDLEHFNFGPEFQGNPSEFVIATIYNFFWQMIFRIKLNLDITEQEFKNEFAYAQNFFPIESQNSIRPEMVVNAIIIKKIALYYLAKYDSQRYQDNQKYSHLNLQ; this comes from the coding sequence ATGAAATTTTTAACACAACCTATTCAAATTGATGTTGTGACTTGAGTTGATTATCAAAGTAAGGCTTTAAAAGCATTGCAACAACAAGCTCAATCAGATTCATCACTTAAAATTACTCAAGATAAAATTTTAGATTATGCATACAAATTGTTTGTTATGCCAGAAATGCAAAAGGTTTGAAATTCTTATTTAAACAAAAAAGATCACATTGTTTATTTTAGACCAATGGATGTTAAACATGAAGTAACACCTGAAAAAATTAATGCTGAGTTTAAAATTTATTACTATGAAGAACTAAATCATTTTAATACTGATTTTGAACCAGAAGTCAAATTCAAAATGCCAGAAAATTACGAAGAAATGATCAAGAACTTTACTGACAATTTTATTAAAGATTATGCTTTTCGTTTTTATTTAGAAAAAGACAAAGTTATCCAAGAAGGCCAATTAGTTTCAGTCAAAGTAAGTGATAAAGATAAGAAAAATGTTCAAATGCACACAATTTATGCTTCACCAAATGAAAATCAAGTTCTTGAGAACTTAGTGTTGGGTAAAAAAGTTGGTCAAACATTTGAAAGTGATAAATTAGGTTCACCTTTAATGTTTGAAATTGAGAGTGCAGTGTACTTTAAAAATGCTCCTATTACTGACGAAAATGCTAAAGAGATTTTAGGTAAAAATTTTACAAACCTACAAGATGTTAAGGCTGATATCTATCAAACTACAAGAGCCCAAATTTATAATGAGGCTTTATTCCAATATGGAACTGGTATTATTGATCAATTAATTAAAAGTAGCAAAGTAGTTGAAATACCTGATGATTTGGTTCAAAACGATCTGGAACATTTTAATTTTGGACCAGAATTTCAAGGTAATCCGTCTGAATTTGTTATAGCAACTATTTATAATTTCTTTTGACAAATGATCTTTAGAATTAAATTAAACCTTGACATTACAGAGCAAGAATTCAAAAATGAATTTGCTTATGCACAAAACTTTTTCCCAATTGAAAGTCAAAATTCAATCAGACCTGAAATGGTGGTAAATGCAATTATTATCAAAAAAATTGCCTTATATTATTTAGCTAAATACGATTCTCAAAGATACCAAGATAATCAAAAATATTCACATTTAAACCTTCAATAA
- a CDS encoding MAG6790 family protein: MYKYKAKLVASGEIVAQANSLDDLSGLIKNYRRGHKHGTHTKANENIEIIHVERDNLHGKYASKEVVLKIV; this comes from the coding sequence ATGTACAAATATAAAGCTAAATTAGTTGCAAGTGGAGAAATCGTTGCTCAAGCAAACTCACTTGATGATTTAAGCGGATTAATCAAAAACTATCGCAGAGGACACAAACACGGTACCCATACCAAGGCTAACGAAAATATCGAGATTATACACGTAGAAAGAGATAATTTACACGGAAAATATGCTTCAAAAGAAGTTGTCTTAAAAATTGTTTAA
- a CDS encoding DNA adenine methylase: protein MNYIGSKYSLLSFIDKSIQEVTKYKDHDNLIFADLFAGTGVVGNYYKKKGWKVYSNDIQSYSYIINKHYIENNSKKIDLKWLEYLNNLKPIQGFIYQNYCNGSGSGRMYFSDENGKKCDAIRTKIEQLYQERVFNENNYYFYLGSLINSIDKYANTASVYGAFLKKLKASAQMTFELEPLEIIDNTLGKAFKNDVNDLVHHIQGDVLYLDPPYNSRQYYANYHVLETIAKYDNPSLKGKTGLRNETNQRSDFCSKIKAPQALEHLIAHAKFKYIFLSYNDEGIMSLDTIKKIMSKYGEYSYKTKVHKRYQADKNNNRNILRNETIEYLHCLIKNDFN, encoded by the coding sequence ATGAATTATATCGGATCTAAATATTCTTTGTTATCTTTCATAGATAAAAGTATTCAAGAAGTGACAAAATATAAAGATCATGATAATTTAATTTTTGCTGATCTATTTGCTGGAACAGGCGTGGTAGGCAATTATTATAAAAAAAAGGGTTGAAAAGTCTATTCAAACGATATTCAGAGTTATAGCTATATTATTAATAAACATTATATTGAAAACAATTCGAAAAAAATTGATTTAAAATGACTTGAATATTTAAATAACCTTAAACCAATTCAAGGGTTTATCTATCAAAATTATTGTAATGGCTCTGGTAGTGGAAGAATGTATTTTAGTGACGAAAATGGCAAAAAATGTGATGCTATTCGAACTAAAATTGAACAGTTATATCAAGAAAGGGTTTTTAACGAGAACAATTACTACTTTTATCTTGGTAGTTTAATTAATTCAATTGATAAATATGCTAACACAGCTTCAGTCTATGGAGCATTTTTAAAAAAACTTAAAGCTTCAGCACAAATGACTTTTGAGCTTGAACCTCTAGAAATTATTGATAATACACTTGGTAAAGCATTTAAAAATGATGTTAATGATTTAGTCCACCATATTCAAGGTGATGTTTTGTATTTAGATCCGCCATATAATTCAAGACAATATTATGCAAATTATCACGTTTTAGAAACAATTGCTAAATATGACAACCCATCTTTAAAAGGAAAAACTGGATTAAGGAATGAAACTAATCAAAGAAGTGATTTTTGTTCAAAAATCAAAGCTCCACAAGCTTTAGAACATTTAATTGCTCACGCTAAATTTAAATATATTTTTCTTAGTTATAACGATGAAGGAATTATGTCCTTAGATACAATTAAAAAAATTATGTCTAAATATGGCGAATATTCTTATAAAACTAAAGTTCATAAAAGATATCAAGCTGACAAGAATAATAATCGTAACATTCTTCGTAATGAAACTATTGAGTATTTACACTGCTTAATAAAAAACGATTTTAATTAA
- a CDS encoding aspartate--ammonia ligase, whose product MYQSKLNIKQTQQAIQDLKFDFTKQLHKRLHLTRVSAPLFVKSDSKINDGLNGETPVTFFPKGIDQQHEIVHSLAKWKRTALQKYHFAKYEGIYTDMNAIRREEQLDYKHSYYVDQWDWEMIIDQSDRNVDFLKATVSKIYESIKFVKRELILDFPQLVYDLPEELTFITTQELYDLYPNLTPEQRENEFSKKHKAFFVIGVGYKLPDGVEHSKRAFDYDDWTLNGDLIVYDKVNDAALEISSMGIRVDASALAKQKEYLNIDDSKIGEYHNGIYQSTLPFTIGGGIGQSRLSMFLLEKKHIGEVQVSTWNEETKKHCSENNIELL is encoded by the coding sequence ATGTATCAATCAAAATTAAATATTAAGCAAACTCAACAAGCAATCCAAGATTTAAAATTTGACTTCACTAAACAATTGCACAAACGCTTACACTTAACTAGAGTTAGTGCTCCTTTATTTGTTAAAAGTGATTCAAAAATTAATGATGGATTAAACGGAGAAACTCCAGTAACTTTTTTCCCAAAAGGAATTGACCAACAACACGAAATCGTGCACTCACTAGCAAAATGGAAACGTACTGCACTTCAAAAATATCATTTTGCTAAGTACGAAGGTATTTACACTGATATGAATGCCATTCGTCGTGAAGAACAACTTGACTATAAACACTCATATTATGTTGATCAATGAGATTGAGAAATGATTATTGACCAATCAGATCGTAATGTAGATTTTTTAAAAGCAACTGTTTCAAAAATCTATGAATCAATTAAATTTGTTAAAAGAGAGCTTATTTTAGACTTTCCTCAACTTGTTTATGATTTACCGGAAGAACTAACCTTTATCACTACACAAGAACTATATGATTTATATCCAAATTTAACTCCTGAACAACGAGAAAATGAATTTTCTAAAAAACACAAAGCATTCTTTGTTATTGGAGTTGGATATAAACTACCTGACGGGGTTGAGCATTCAAAAAGAGCTTTTGACTATGATGATTGAACACTCAATGGGGATTTAATTGTTTATGATAAAGTCAATGATGCAGCTTTAGAAATTTCTTCAATGGGAATTAGAGTTGATGCAAGTGCACTTGCAAAACAAAAAGAATACTTAAATATTGATGATTCAAAAATCGGTGAATATCACAACGGAATTTACCAAAGCACACTTCCTTTTACAATTGGTGGAGGAATTGGGCAAAGCAGACTTTCAATGTTTTTATTAGAAAAAAAACACATTGGTGAAGTTCAAGTGTCTACTTGAAATGAAGAAACTAAAAAACATTGTTCAGAAAACAACATTGAATTACTTTAA
- the ligA gene encoding NAD-dependent DNA ligase LigA, with protein sequence MNNYTKEQVNFIKKKMNQLVEQINFWNYEYYDLDFPSVSDVEYDQVYQELVAFEAQYPEFVRKNSPTQKIGATTSNRFIKFTHEKVMLSLNKAYSIEDILKFDNDINKVSSGGHTYSLEPKIDGLSISLHYSNGELIRAVTRGDGVVGELVTQNIKQIHNVPLKIDYLQDIEIRGEVYLSKQNYQKANEKIIRETKFFDALKNLKNFIGQIEQNLLLIDKTEQFKDLLNEGENLKNNLNDRPELLLDFCQQVENLFAQNDLINYVYQVSVPKLFANPRNAASGTLRQLDETIVKQRNLDYFVYEIVSPQVHNLNTQIQVLTFLKQHGFVTNNYIKQANNIQQAIDKIQEFKNIKPNLDYDCDGFVIKVNEIELWYLLGATAKFPRYAIAFKYETEEAITKILDITAEVGRTGKITYLAKLNPVQLNQTTVQSATLHNYEYIANMRLNIGDLVKVIKSGEIIPKVIGLIQKNTQSVFPKILNCPSCGSLLVENKEIVDQMCENDKCEEKIIRSLVHFVSRDAMNIVDLGEENIRLFYKENILKNILDIFTLNEKKEQLESLPKIGKRKVLKLIASIEKCKNTTLAKALFAIGIKTIGAQVAELIAEKINQLSDLISVDLDTLTQINTIGNVIVDNLKTFVAQKQNQNLLESLDNLLNYQKITKGTKLAGLTFVITGTLSKPRDYYKNLLIANGAKVSSSVSTQTSYLLAGENPGSKLDKANALSVKILSEEQFNDLLN encoded by the coding sequence ATGAATAATTACACTAAAGAGCAAGTAAATTTTATCAAGAAAAAGATGAACCAACTAGTCGAACAGATTAATTTTTGAAATTATGAATATTATGACTTAGATTTCCCAAGTGTATCAGATGTTGAATATGATCAAGTTTATCAAGAGTTAGTTGCTTTTGAAGCTCAATATCCTGAATTTGTGCGTAAAAATTCGCCAACTCAAAAAATTGGAGCAACTACATCAAACCGTTTTATTAAATTCACACATGAAAAAGTTATGCTCTCACTTAACAAAGCTTATTCAATTGAAGATATTTTAAAATTTGATAATGATATTAATAAAGTTAGTTCAGGCGGGCATACATATAGTCTTGAACCTAAAATCGATGGATTATCCATTTCGCTTCATTATTCGAATGGAGAATTGATTCGAGCAGTTACTCGTGGAGATGGTGTGGTTGGTGAATTAGTCACTCAAAACATTAAACAAATTCACAACGTTCCATTAAAAATTGATTATCTTCAAGATATTGAAATTCGTGGAGAAGTATATTTAAGTAAACAAAATTATCAAAAAGCAAATGAGAAAATTATCAGAGAAACTAAATTTTTTGATGCACTGAAAAATTTAAAAAATTTTATTGGACAAATTGAGCAAAATTTATTATTAATTGATAAAACAGAACAATTTAAGGATTTATTAAATGAGGGAGAAAATTTAAAAAATAATTTAAACGATCGACCTGAATTATTGCTTGATTTTTGCCAACAAGTTGAAAATTTGTTTGCTCAAAATGATTTAATTAATTATGTTTATCAAGTTAGTGTACCAAAATTATTTGCTAATCCACGGAATGCAGCTAGTGGAACATTAAGGCAATTGGATGAAACAATTGTCAAGCAAAGAAATTTAGACTATTTTGTTTATGAAATTGTTTCTCCGCAAGTGCATAATCTCAATACTCAAATTCAAGTATTAACATTTCTTAAACAACATGGTTTTGTGACTAATAATTACATAAAACAAGCTAATAATATTCAACAAGCCATTGATAAAATTCAAGAATTCAAAAATATCAAACCAAATTTAGATTATGATTGTGATGGATTTGTAATTAAAGTTAATGAAATTGAATTGTGATATTTATTAGGAGCAACCGCAAAATTTCCACGTTATGCAATTGCTTTTAAATATGAAACTGAAGAAGCAATTACCAAAATATTAGATATTACCGCTGAAGTAGGGCGGACTGGAAAAATTACATATTTAGCTAAATTAAATCCAGTTCAACTGAATCAAACTACCGTTCAATCAGCTACCCTTCACAATTATGAATATATTGCTAATATGAGATTGAATATAGGAGACTTAGTTAAAGTGATTAAATCTGGGGAAATTATTCCAAAAGTTATTGGATTAATTCAAAAAAATACTCAAAGTGTCTTTCCTAAAATACTTAATTGTCCTTCGTGTGGTAGCTTATTAGTTGAAAACAAGGAAATCGTTGATCAAATGTGTGAAAACGATAAATGTGAAGAAAAAATAATTCGTTCGCTTGTCCATTTTGTTTCCCGTGATGCTATGAATATTGTTGATTTGGGTGAAGAAAATATTCGTTTGTTTTATAAAGAAAATATCTTAAAAAATATTTTAGATATTTTTACCTTAAATGAGAAAAAAGAACAACTCGAATCACTTCCAAAAATTGGAAAAAGAAAAGTTTTAAAGTTAATCGCAAGTATTGAAAAATGCAAAAACACTACTCTTGCTAAAGCATTATTTGCCATTGGAATTAAAACTATTGGGGCTCAAGTAGCTGAATTAATCGCTGAAAAAATTAATCAATTATCAGATTTAATTAGTGTGGATTTAGACACACTTACTCAAATTAATACCATTGGTAATGTTATTGTTGATAATTTGAAAACTTTTGTTGCTCAAAAACAAAATCAAAATTTACTTGAATCTTTAGATAATTTGCTCAATTACCAAAAAATTACCAAAGGAACTAAGCTTGCTGGATTAACCTTTGTAATTACTGGAACACTATCTAAACCGCGTGATTATTATAAAAACCTTTTAATCGCAAATGGAGCCAAAGTATCATCATCAGTGAGCACACAAACAAGCTATTTACTGGCAGGAGAAAATCCGGGAAGTAAATTGGATAAAGCAAATGCTTTAAGTGTTAAAATTTTAAGTGAAGAACAATTCAACGATCTTCTAAATTAA
- the ychF gene encoding redox-regulated ATPase YchF, translating to MGIKAGIVGLPNVGKSTLFSALTKKQVESSNYAFTTIEPNVSTVSLKDERLDALAQIVKPNKIVHATFDFVDIAGLVKGASKGEGLGNKFLANIREVDAIIHVIRCFENKDIVHVADSVDPVRDKEIINYELILADLETVSNVLNRVAKKAKSGDKQALIEQNAALKIKQALESEIPARDVKLSDEELHYIKGYHLLTLKPVIYVANLSNEQIANYQQDPLFIVLNQSLGDKDKIIPISVQLESELISLEDEKEKYELLEMYGIAKSGLDILTREAFDLLNLETFFTTGVVEVRAWVYQKGWAAPKCAGVIHSDFEKKFIKADIISYQDFIDYNGEQGARNAGKLRSEGKNYIMQDGDICHFKFGK from the coding sequence ATGGGAATTAAAGCAGGAATTGTCGGTCTTCCAAATGTTGGTAAAAGCACACTTTTTAGTGCTCTTACTAAAAAGCAAGTTGAATCTTCAAATTATGCTTTTACTACCATTGAACCAAATGTTTCAACCGTATCTCTTAAAGATGAGCGTTTAGATGCTCTTGCACAAATTGTTAAACCAAATAAAATCGTACATGCAACCTTTGATTTTGTTGATATTGCCGGATTAGTTAAGGGAGCTTCTAAAGGAGAAGGACTTGGTAATAAGTTTCTAGCTAATATTCGTGAAGTTGATGCAATTATCCATGTTATTCGTTGCTTTGAAAACAAAGACATTGTTCACGTTGCTGATTCGGTTGATCCAGTTAGGGATAAAGAAATTATTAATTATGAACTTATTCTAGCTGATTTAGAAACCGTTTCAAATGTTTTAAATCGAGTAGCTAAAAAAGCTAAAAGTGGAGATAAGCAAGCTTTAATCGAACAAAATGCAGCTTTAAAAATTAAACAAGCACTTGAAAGCGAAATTCCTGCACGAGATGTTAAATTAAGTGATGAAGAACTTCATTACATTAAAGGTTATCATCTATTAACATTAAAACCAGTTATTTATGTTGCTAATTTAAGTAATGAGCAAATTGCTAATTATCAACAAGATCCACTTTTTATTGTTTTAAATCAGTCTCTAGGCGATAAAGATAAAATAATTCCTATTTCAGTTCAACTTGAAAGTGAATTAATTTCACTTGAAGATGAAAAGGAAAAATATGAGCTTTTAGAAATGTACGGAATAGCTAAAAGTGGATTAGATATACTAACTAGAGAAGCATTTGATTTACTTAATTTAGAAACTTTCTTTACAACTGGAGTTGTTGAAGTCAGAGCTTGAGTTTATCAAAAAGGTTGAGCCGCTCCAAAATGTGCTGGTGTTATTCATAGTGATTTTGAGAAAAAATTTATTAAAGCAGATATAATTAGCTATCAAGACTTTATCGATTATAATGGTGAACAAGGTGCACGTAATGCTGGAAAACTTCGTTCTGAGGGAAAAAATTATATAATGCAAGATGGAGATATTTGTCATTTTAAATTTGGTAAATAA
- the holA gene encoding DNA polymerase III subunit delta codes for MLLIYGEENFFIDQKIEQLKSKYKEQHVIFFNEKYQWNDIFNNLETSSLFSEPRLIIVENFQLFLTKNLNNEQKFVEEKIINLFDEEQINQLVFLFRKDKLPESKLLKAFEKNNKVIYCNKIDKKNLPRELTKYIKTRGAEISVSNLMYLIEKLPHNLSLIIQEINKLLLETKNITKETIDKSIGKYILDERFSFSNSFESKNFADIWKNYQQKKFEGNDEISLVSQIANIFILANKVYYLEKLQWDSSRIADFLKVHEFRIKKARAILNKYTKKEISSIIFELAKLDQIFKSTQVNTQIVFESFLIKYFSNKEIND; via the coding sequence ATGCTTTTAATTTATGGTGAAGAGAATTTTTTTATTGATCAAAAAATTGAACAATTAAAATCTAAATACAAGGAACAGCACGTTATCTTTTTTAATGAAAAATATCAATGAAACGATATTTTTAACAATTTAGAAACTAGCTCACTTTTTAGTGAACCAAGATTGATTATTGTGGAAAATTTTCAGTTATTTTTAACAAAGAATCTTAACAATGAACAAAAATTTGTTGAAGAAAAAATAATTAATTTGTTTGATGAAGAACAAATAAATCAATTAGTGTTTTTATTTAGAAAAGATAAATTACCAGAATCTAAGCTCTTAAAAGCTTTCGAAAAAAATAATAAAGTTATTTATTGTAATAAAATTGACAAGAAAAATCTTCCTAGAGAATTAACTAAATATATCAAAACTAGAGGAGCTGAAATTTCAGTATCTAATTTAATGTATTTAATTGAAAAACTTCCCCATAATTTAAGTTTAATCATTCAAGAAATTAATAAATTACTACTCGAAACTAAAAACATTACTAAAGAAACTATTGATAAATCAATTGGTAAATATATTTTAGATGAACGCTTCTCTTTTTCTAATTCATTTGAAAGCAAAAATTTTGCTGATATTTGAAAAAACTATCAACAGAAAAAATTCGAAGGTAATGATGAAATTTCTCTAGTTTCTCAAATTGCAAACATCTTTATTCTTGCTAATAAAGTTTATTATTTAGAAAAATTACAATGAGATAGCTCAAGAATAGCTGATTTTTTAAAAGTACACGAATTTAGAATTAAAAAAGCAAGAGCAATCTTAAATAAGTACACTAAAAAAGAAATTAGTAGTATTATTTTTGAATTAGCTAAACTTGATCAAATTTTTAAATCTACACAAGTGAATACTCAAATTGTTTTTGAAAGTTTTTTAATTAAGTATTTTTCAAACAAGGAAATAAATGATTAA